One window from the genome of Microcoleus sp. bin38.metabat.b11b12b14.051 encodes:
- the moeB gene encoding molybdopterin-synthase adenylyltransferase MoeB — MLNPNLDEIQLNKQEYERYSRHLILPEVGLEGQKRLKAASVLCVGTGGLGSPLLLYLAAAGVGRIGIVDFDVVDHSNLQRQVIHGTSWVGKPKIESAKNRILEINPFCQVDLYETRVSSENAIAIATPYDIIIDGTDNFPTRYLMNDVSVLLNKPNVYGSIFRFEGQATVFNYEGGPNYRDLYPEPPPPGMVPSCAEGGVLGVLPGVIGCIQATEAIKIILGQGTTLSGRLLLYNALDMTFRQLKLRPNPVRPVIDKLIDYEQFCGIPQAKAEEAEQQKIPEMTVTELKKLIDSGAKDFVLLDVRNPNEYQIAQIPGSVLVPLPDIEHGQGVAKVKELLNGHRLIAHCKMGGRSAKALAILKEAGIEGINVKGGITAWSQEVDSSVPQY, encoded by the coding sequence ATGCTAAATCCTAATCTGGACGAGATCCAGCTCAACAAACAAGAATACGAACGCTACTCTCGCCACCTCATCCTCCCAGAAGTTGGATTGGAAGGCCAGAAGCGTCTCAAAGCCGCGAGTGTGCTCTGCGTCGGTACGGGAGGACTTGGTTCGCCACTGTTGCTGTATTTAGCAGCCGCTGGTGTTGGCCGCATTGGGATTGTAGACTTTGATGTTGTTGACCATTCCAATTTGCAGCGCCAAGTAATTCACGGCACTTCTTGGGTTGGGAAGCCGAAGATTGAATCGGCGAAAAATCGGATTTTAGAAATCAATCCTTTTTGTCAGGTTGATTTGTACGAAACTCGCGTTAGTTCCGAAAATGCGATCGCCATTGCCACTCCCTACGATATCATCATCGATGGCACCGACAACTTTCCGACTCGCTATTTAATGAACGACGTTTCCGTGCTTTTGAACAAGCCCAACGTCTACGGTTCCATCTTCCGATTTGAAGGACAAGCAACTGTTTTCAACTACGAAGGCGGCCCGAATTACCGCGATTTGTACCCAGAACCCCCACCTCCTGGGATGGTTCCTTCCTGTGCCGAAGGCGGCGTTTTAGGCGTTTTACCTGGAGTCATTGGCTGCATTCAAGCCACAGAAGCTATCAAAATTATCTTAGGTCAAGGCACAACTTTAAGCGGCAGATTGTTGCTGTACAACGCCTTAGATATGACATTCCGCCAGTTGAAATTACGGCCGAATCCAGTGCGCCCCGTAATTGACAAATTAATCGATTACGAACAATTCTGCGGCATTCCTCAAGCGAAAGCCGAGGAAGCAGAACAACAGAAAATTCCCGAAATGACTGTCACCGAACTTAAAAAGTTAATCGACAGCGGCGCCAAGGATTTTGTATTATTAGATGTTCGCAATCCCAACGAATATCAAATTGCTCAAATTCCTGGGTCGGTTTTAGTGCCTTTACCGGATATCGAACACGGCCAAGGCGTTGCTAAAGTTAAGGAATTGTTGAACGGACATCGCTTGATTGCACATTGCAAAATGGGCGGCCGTTCCGCGAAGGCCTTGGCTATTTTGAAGGAAGCGGGAATTGAGGGAATTAATGTTAAGGGCGGGATTACTGCTTGGAGTCAAGAAGTAGATTCGTCTGTTCCTCAATATTAA
- a CDS encoding M67 family metallopeptidase, with protein MQNILLTPEQILSIRSHGESAYPAECCGLLLGTIAEGVKTLVEIWPAENAWSAEAQENWPEQKDLTEKRRYAIKPEEMLRAMKHGRDRNFHIIGIYHSHPDCAAVPSECDRTMAWAEYSYIIVSVKQGSSEDLRSWSLDAEGNFQSEEIVTAEPTQIKK; from the coding sequence ATGCAAAATATCCTACTTACCCCCGAACAAATATTATCAATCCGCAGCCACGGCGAAAGCGCTTATCCCGCAGAATGCTGCGGTTTATTATTAGGTACAATCGCCGAGGGTGTGAAAACTTTAGTAGAAATTTGGCCGGCTGAGAATGCTTGGAGTGCAGAAGCCCAGGAGAATTGGCCCGAACAAAAAGACTTGACAGAAAAACGCAGATATGCTATCAAGCCAGAAGAGATGTTGCGGGCGATGAAACATGGGCGCGATCGCAATTTCCACATCATCGGCATCTACCATTCTCACCCGGATTGTGCCGCAGTGCCCTCAGAGTGCGATCGGACAATGGCCTGGGCCGAATACTCTTACATCATCGTATCCGTCAAACAAGGCAGTTCAGAAGACCTCCGCAGTTGGAGTCTCGACGCCGAGGGGAACTTTCAATCAGAGGAAATTGTCACAGCCGAACCGACTCAGATTAAGAAATAA
- a CDS encoding ferredoxin family protein — MAHTIVTNICEGVADCVGACPVACIHPGPGKNVKGTDWFWIDFDTCIDCGICLQVCPVENAIVADERPELQQTPT, encoded by the coding sequence ATGGCGCACACTATCGTTACAAATATCTGCGAGGGAGTTGCTGATTGTGTCGGCGCTTGTCCAGTTGCTTGCATTCACCCCGGCCCCGGCAAAAACGTCAAAGGTACCGACTGGTTTTGGATTGATTTTGATACCTGCATAGACTGTGGCATTTGTTTGCAAGTGTGTCCAGTCGAAAATGCGATCGTTGCAGACGAAAGACCAGAATTGCAGCAAACACCAACTTGA